The following are encoded in a window of Bacteroidales bacterium genomic DNA:
- a CDS encoding xanthine dehydrogenase family protein molybdopterin-binding subunit, which translates to MKAYKYIGQSVVKVDGKEKVSGAALYTDDLEFGPDLLYAEVVEGPHAHAIINSIDTSEALKVPEVLAVVTGKDFPFNFGLYMKDRFIFAQDRVRFYGEQIAAVVARTPQAAKKGAQLVKVNYTPLPKILNPLDSIKEGAELLHPELKNYEHVPWFFPKADTNIAHHRKIRKGDADKGFEEADYVLEDTYEVPRYSHCAIEFHAAVAKYDHSGRLTVWASSQSPHTQRNLFAQALAPLGIRHNDVRVIAPHVGGGFGSKAGVTMEIIAAAIAMKVQGHPVKVMWNREREFYNTYQRLGVVAKLKIGVKKDGKITALKHDLFWDAGAYVEYAANVVNAVGLSAIGPYNVENASIDSYCIYTNLPPGGPYRGFGYSEFLFGLESHMNRIAAHLGIDPIEIRRRNIIKEGDLTAYGAHMNPNGLLQAIDKVAEEIKWNEKLKSNDPDIALGKGFSLFWKAPAMPPNASSSCFLKFNEDASINLLVSGMDLGQGFLTVMAQIAAEILSVPTSKIRTENPDTDRNPYEWQTVASHITWGCGNAVRKAAIDARDQIFSLVSRTKYLPVDTLYLEDEKVKCTTHPKFALALKDFIINGIQMEDGTFKGGPVIGRGVFMPEYSSTNANPETSQGGHPNVHYTVGAAAAILEIDIQTGKMKVQKVVEAVDAGKALNPSLVKGQIVGGILQGISTVLYEEMKFDHRGKLLNPNFTDYKIPTALDIPGEIVPIIVEVPQPDGPFGARGVGEHTMIPIAPMIANAIDDALGVRIKTMPITAEKVCLEILKKGK; encoded by the coding sequence ATGAAGGCATATAAATACATAGGTCAATCTGTTGTTAAGGTTGATGGTAAAGAAAAAGTATCAGGAGCCGCATTATATACCGATGATTTGGAATTTGGCCCAGATTTGCTGTATGCCGAAGTGGTTGAAGGCCCACATGCCCATGCCATAATCAATAGCATTGATACTTCTGAAGCCTTAAAAGTACCTGAAGTTCTGGCAGTAGTTACTGGAAAAGATTTTCCATTCAACTTTGGTCTTTACATGAAAGATCGCTTCATATTTGCTCAGGACAGAGTTCGTTTTTACGGTGAGCAGATTGCAGCAGTAGTGGCACGTACACCACAAGCAGCTAAAAAAGGTGCTCAATTGGTAAAGGTAAATTACACCCCACTACCCAAAATATTGAATCCACTTGATTCAATCAAAGAAGGAGCAGAATTGCTTCACCCAGAATTAAAAAATTACGAGCATGTTCCATGGTTCTTCCCTAAAGCCGATACCAACATCGCACATCATCGTAAAATTAGGAAAGGGGATGCTGACAAAGGGTTTGAAGAAGCCGATTATGTACTCGAAGATACTTATGAAGTTCCACGCTATTCGCATTGTGCTATCGAATTTCATGCTGCTGTAGCTAAATACGATCACTCGGGAAGATTGACAGTATGGGCATCATCACAATCGCCTCATACACAACGAAATTTATTTGCTCAAGCACTGGCTCCACTGGGTATCCGTCACAACGATGTAAGGGTAATTGCACCCCATGTGGGAGGCGGATTCGGCTCCAAAGCCGGTGTTACCATGGAAATTATTGCGGCAGCAATTGCTATGAAAGTACAAGGGCATCCTGTAAAGGTTATGTGGAATCGTGAGCGAGAGTTTTACAACACCTATCAACGTTTGGGCGTTGTGGCAAAACTAAAAATTGGAGTTAAAAAGGATGGAAAGATAACCGCATTAAAACATGATCTATTTTGGGATGCTGGGGCTTATGTAGAATATGCGGCCAACGTTGTTAATGCTGTTGGACTTTCAGCTATTGGCCCTTATAATGTTGAAAATGCCTCTATTGATTCATACTGTATATACACAAACCTTCCTCCAGGTGGACCTTACCGTGGGTTTGGGTATTCCGAATTTCTTTTTGGGTTGGAATCACACATGAACAGAATTGCTGCTCATCTTGGTATAGATCCAATTGAAATTCGACGCAGGAATATTATCAAAGAAGGCGATCTTACCGCCTATGGTGCACACATGAATCCAAATGGATTGCTACAAGCCATTGATAAAGTGGCCGAAGAAATCAAATGGAATGAAAAACTGAAATCCAATGATCCTGACATTGCTCTAGGTAAAGGTTTTTCACTTTTCTGGAAAGCTCCAGCTATGCCACCTAATGCATCCTCATCATGTTTCTTGAAGTTTAACGAAGATGCAAGCATCAACTTACTGGTATCGGGAATGGATCTTGGTCAAGGATTTTTGACTGTAATGGCTCAGATAGCTGCAGAAATCCTTTCTGTTCCAACTAGTAAAATTCGAACCGAAAATCCAGATACCGATCGAAATCCATACGAATGGCAAACTGTTGCATCACATATAACATGGGGTTGCGGAAATGCTGTTAGAAAAGCAGCCATTGATGCCCGTGATCAAATTTTCTCGCTAGTCTCAAGAACCAAATATTTACCCGTTGATACTTTATACCTCGAGGATGAAAAGGTAAAATGCACAACACATCCAAAATTCGCACTTGCTCTAAAGGATTTCATTATTAATGGAATACAGATGGAGGATGGTACCTTTAAGGGTGGACCTGTGATTGGACGTGGAGTTTTTATGCCTGAATATTCATCCACCAATGCTAATCCTGAAACAAGTCAGGGTGGACATCCAAATGTTCATTATACAGTTGGTGCTGCTGCTGCAATTTTAGAAATTGACATTCAGACTGGGAAAATGAAAGTGCAAAAAGTTGTAGAAGCAGTTGACGCTGGGAAAGCGCTGAATCCAAGTTTGGTAAAGGGTCAAATAGTGGGAGGTATTTTACAGGGCATTTCAACAGTGTTATACGAGGAGATGAAGTTTGATCATCGTGGAAAATTGTTGAATCCTAATTTTACTGATTATAAGATCCCAACAGCACTTGATATTCCTGGCGAAATTGTTCCAATTATTGTAGAAGTACCTCAACCCGATGGGCCTTTTGGTGCTCGAGGCGTTGGAGAACACACCATGATCCCAATTGCTCCTATGATTGCCAATGCAATTGATGATGCACTTGGAGTAAGAATAAAAACGATGCCAATTACTGCCGAGAAAGTGTGCCTAGAAATATTGAAAAAAGGGAAATAA
- a CDS encoding DUF1116 domain-containing protein yields the protein MAINDLFNQPLKVINTGLASFKTNLEKVGTEVVQVSWKPPVDVDKNSSRIIDANQSKIDKANQEALNIILNGKPVLVGLDIALNVIPGMKKNLILHSGPPITWDRMCGPTRGAIMGALIYEGMAANPEEAEKLASSGKIEYAPCHEHASVGPMAGIISSSMPVFIIKNETYGNIAYCTLNEGLGKVLRYGAFGSEVIEKLKWMETIMYPILKAAVAKLGRVDLKNIIAQALHMGDEVHNRNRAGTSLLYRTMAPAIVETSEIKEDTIKVLNFINGNDHFFLNLSMPASKACLDAARNIPFSSVAVVMARNGTDFGIQLAGTGDQWFTGPALVPDALFFPGYTKDDANPDIGDSAITETGGLGGFAIASAPAIVQFVGGTAKDAVQYTLDMYEITAGENNVYQIPYLNFRGTPTGIDVRKVIEKNITPFIDTGVAHKNPGVGQVGAGVLSAPMEPFKKAYEGLAKQFE from the coding sequence ATGGCCATTAATGATTTATTTAATCAACCATTAAAAGTAATTAACACTGGATTGGCATCATTCAAAACCAATCTAGAAAAGGTTGGTACTGAAGTAGTTCAAGTTAGTTGGAAACCCCCTGTAGATGTTGATAAAAACTCTTCAAGAATTATTGATGCTAATCAAAGTAAGATAGATAAGGCGAACCAAGAGGCTCTCAATATCATTTTAAACGGAAAGCCCGTTTTAGTTGGTTTAGATATTGCCCTAAATGTTATACCCGGGATGAAGAAGAACCTAATCCTCCATTCAGGGCCTCCTATTACTTGGGATCGCATGTGTGGACCAACTCGTGGAGCAATAATGGGTGCTTTAATTTATGAGGGAATGGCTGCAAATCCCGAAGAGGCTGAAAAACTTGCATCATCGGGCAAAATTGAGTACGCACCATGTCATGAACATGCTTCTGTGGGTCCAATGGCTGGAATTATTTCATCTTCCATGCCGGTATTCATTATTAAAAACGAAACCTATGGAAATATTGCATATTGCACTTTGAACGAAGGTTTAGGTAAAGTTTTACGCTATGGTGCTTTTGGTTCAGAGGTAATTGAAAAACTAAAATGGATGGAAACCATTATGTACCCCATCCTCAAAGCAGCAGTAGCAAAGTTGGGAAGAGTTGATTTGAAAAATATTATTGCACAGGCACTTCACATGGGAGATGAGGTACACAATCGTAATCGAGCTGGGACTTCATTGCTTTATCGCACTATGGCACCTGCAATTGTGGAAACCAGTGAAATAAAAGAGGATACAATTAAGGTTTTGAATTTTATTAATGGAAATGACCATTTCTTCTTGAATCTTTCCATGCCAGCATCTAAAGCCTGTTTAGATGCTGCTCGTAATATCCCATTCAGTAGCGTAGCCGTGGTAATGGCAAGGAACGGAACTGATTTTGGTATTCAACTTGCAGGTACAGGCGATCAGTGGTTTACTGGCCCAGCCTTAGTACCCGACGCCTTATTTTTTCCGGGATATACAAAAGATGATGCAAATCCTGATATTGGAGACAGCGCCATCACTGAAACTGGAGGTTTGGGTGGATTTGCCATTGCATCTGCTCCAGCAATCGTTCAGTTCGTAGGTGGAACAGCCAAAGATGCTGTGCAATACACCTTAGATATGTATGAAATTACAGCAGGAGAAAATAACGTTTACCAAATCCCCTATCTTAACTTCAGAGGGACTCCCACTGGTATAGATGTAAGAAAGGTGATAGAAAAAAATATCACCCCATTTATCGATACTGGGGTTGCACATAAAAATCCCGGCGTTGGTCAGGTTGGTGCAGGAGTACTCAGTGCGCCTATGGAACCCTTTAAAAAGGCCTACGAAGGATTAGCAAAGCAATTTGAGTAG
- a CDS encoding cyclase family protein: MKPEDVFKFMGEVKIHDLTQRLSIHTPPWPSYMPLQIQYFKRIAGAHMGQGANGQIIKTSNHVGTHIDGEIHFHSSGRTIGDTPLDFWYGPGVVVDISDEVSDYSLYSPEMLMKKAEIKEGDILIINTGYNRYAWDQPESDEVRYFVKHPGPSPEFHQWALDMKIKWIGVDCGSADHPMNTIIRDWHPKRFKEAEEKLIADYGKSWDQMFPPDVYYQVMHLKLFPKGLVHAENLGGDINKVNNKRVWIGLFPLRGIELESSMCRVIAMEG, from the coding sequence ATGAAACCAGAAGACGTTTTCAAATTCATGGGTGAAGTGAAAATTCACGACTTGACTCAACGCTTAAGTATACACACCCCACCATGGCCTAGCTATATGCCTTTGCAAATTCAATATTTTAAAAGGATAGCAGGTGCTCACATGGGGCAAGGTGCTAATGGACAAATTATCAAAACCAGTAACCATGTTGGAACTCATATCGATGGCGAAATCCATTTTCATTCTAGTGGACGCACCATTGGTGATACACCCCTTGATTTCTGGTATGGACCTGGTGTAGTTGTTGATATATCCGATGAAGTTTCTGATTATAGTTTGTATTCTCCAGAAATGTTGATGAAAAAAGCGGAGATAAAAGAAGGAGATATCCTAATTATAAATACAGGCTACAACCGTTATGCATGGGATCAACCAGAATCAGATGAAGTACGGTATTTTGTAAAACACCCAGGCCCAAGTCCCGAATTTCATCAGTGGGCATTGGACATGAAAATTAAATGGATTGGAGTTGATTGCGGTAGCGCAGACCATCCAATGAATACCATTATTCGCGACTGGCACCCAAAACGTTTTAAAGAAGCTGAAGAGAAACTGATTGCAGATTATGGAAAATCATGGGATCAGATGTTTCCTCCAGACGTTTACTATCAGGTAATGCACCTTAAATTATTCCCAAAAGGATTGGTTCATGCTGAAAATCTTGGAGGCGATATCAATAAAGTAAATAACAAACGAGTTTGGATAGGACTTTTCCCACTTCGTGGCATTGAGCTAGAATCATCGATGTGCCGTGTAATAGCGATGGAAGGATAA
- a CDS encoding xanthine dehydrogenase family protein subunit M, producing the protein MAIPYEFAYERPETAEQAIKLLGKYGKNARILAGGTDLANQMKQGFRVPEILIDIKNIKEWEVIKMVNNELHIGSLVTFNDLRKSQLIREKLNILFEAAGLVASTGVRNRATMVGNICSAVACMDSAAPLLVHEAVIHTMSIDGERAIPIQQWFIDNRKTAIQDNELVTHVSIPIPEKKYAGAYQKMMRYSGEDLSQSNVGVLVLSDNKYHVAFGSVGPIPKRSLKIENLLNTKGISKETIEEAKAMIETVIAPITDVRATKEYRMHMTKVMFERALKSAVERFKQPKLITQ; encoded by the coding sequence ATGGCAATCCCTTACGAATTTGCCTACGAAAGGCCAGAAACCGCTGAGCAAGCGATTAAACTCCTCGGGAAGTATGGTAAAAATGCCAGAATCCTAGCCGGAGGAACTGATTTGGCCAACCAGATGAAGCAGGGCTTTCGGGTACCTGAAATTCTCATTGATATTAAAAATATCAAAGAATGGGAAGTCATCAAGATGGTTAATAATGAGCTTCATATAGGTTCTTTGGTCACTTTTAATGACCTTAGAAAATCTCAACTTATTAGAGAAAAACTGAATATTCTATTCGAGGCGGCAGGTCTTGTAGCATCAACAGGGGTGAGAAACAGGGCTACAATGGTGGGGAATATTTGTTCGGCTGTAGCTTGTATGGATAGTGCTGCTCCGCTTCTTGTTCACGAGGCTGTAATTCATACCATGAGCATCGATGGAGAAAGAGCTATTCCTATCCAGCAATGGTTTATAGATAATCGCAAAACAGCGATTCAAGACAATGAACTTGTTACACATGTTTCTATTCCTATTCCGGAGAAGAAGTATGCAGGTGCATATCAAAAGATGATGAGATATTCAGGCGAGGATCTTTCACAATCAAACGTTGGGGTTTTGGTTCTATCCGATAACAAATATCATGTAGCTTTTGGCTCGGTTGGTCCAATTCCAAAACGCTCCTTGAAAATTGAAAATCTTCTAAACACTAAGGGCATATCAAAAGAGACCATAGAAGAAGCCAAAGCCATGATTGAAACGGTTATTGCTCCAATCACTGATGTTCGTGCAACCAAGGAATATCGTATGCACATGACCAAAGTTATGTTCGAAAGGGCTTTAAAATCAGCCGTTGAGCGATTTAAACAACCTAAGTTAATTACACAGTAG
- a CDS encoding (2Fe-2S)-binding protein, producing MKKISFKLNGETRFLHVEPNETLLDVLRDRMGVKSPKCGCDNGDCGACTVMLDGKTVRSCLIFAIEVDGHEISTLENISKNGLSPLQKAFLEKNVFQCGYCAPGMILSATELITNNPHPSEHEIKEALAGNLCRCTGYTPVIEAILELTKKD from the coding sequence ATGAAAAAAATATCCTTTAAACTCAATGGAGAAACAAGGTTTCTTCACGTTGAACCCAATGAAACATTACTCGATGTTTTGAGGGATAGAATGGGGGTAAAAAGTCCAAAATGTGGTTGCGACAATGGCGACTGCGGAGCTTGTACTGTGATGCTCGATGGAAAAACAGTTCGAAGCTGCCTTATCTTTGCAATCGAAGTTGATGGTCATGAGATATCAACTCTTGAGAATATATCGAAAAATGGATTATCACCTTTACAAAAGGCTTTTTTAGAAAAAAATGTTTTTCAATGTGGTTATTGCGCTCCCGGAATGATATTATCCGCTACCGAATTAATTACTAATAATCCGCATCCTTCCGAACATGAGATAAAAGAAGCTCTTGCTGGCAATTTATGCCGTTGCACGGGCTACACTCCAGTTATTGAAGCCATTCTTGAATTAACCAAAAAGGACTAA
- a CDS encoding DUF2877 domain-containing protein → MNNSESIYLPCAGKSLPLGDFKVHSRFTRVVNFVNEANEIAFITSEISLLAAHGIFLPEQSLKFIINLTITPPEIIINDRRINRSSINKYDSSLNFENIDGVKFEENLLQLPILFSQEFPEKSLLFLLNSQYEANFTSGFDRAFMINALRSKELILSGELIKGVEAIKGTGYGLTPSGDDFIAGLLLGMHYNEFKYRKNLYKAKNDIYQAVAGQNLLTSSFLFQAKEANYFRILKNFLFLLFDAEISTTKDELVQLFSLGATSGADLLTGYIFSIKYKIAI, encoded by the coding sequence ATGAACAATAGTGAATCGATCTATTTACCTTGTGCTGGAAAATCTCTTCCACTTGGAGATTTTAAAGTACATTCCAGGTTTACCAGGGTCGTCAATTTTGTAAACGAGGCGAATGAAATTGCTTTCATCACATCAGAAATCAGTTTACTTGCCGCTCATGGAATTTTTCTCCCAGAACAAAGTTTAAAGTTTATCATAAACTTAACCATTACTCCTCCAGAGATAATTATTAATGACCGAAGGATTAATCGATCCTCGATAAATAAATACGATTCAAGCCTGAATTTTGAAAATATTGATGGGGTAAAGTTTGAAGAAAATCTACTTCAATTACCAATACTTTTTTCACAAGAATTCCCGGAAAAAAGTTTACTTTTTCTACTAAATTCTCAATATGAAGCAAATTTTACTTCTGGATTTGATCGTGCCTTTATGATTAATGCTTTAAGAAGCAAAGAACTTATACTTTCCGGAGAATTAATAAAAGGAGTTGAAGCTATTAAAGGAACTGGGTATGGTTTAACTCCTTCGGGCGATGATTTTATTGCCGGACTGCTATTAGGAATGCATTACAATGAATTCAAATACAGAAAGAATCTTTATAAAGCAAAAAACGACATCTATCAGGCTGTTGCAGGTCAGAATCTACTTACATCTTCGTTTTTGTTTCAAGCAAAAGAGGCAAATTATTTCCGAATTTTAAAAAATTTTCTATTTTTGCTATTTGACGCAGAAATTTCTACTACTAAAGATGAGCTCGTTCAGTTGTTTTCACTAGGAGCTACTTCGGGAGCAGATTTACTCACTGGGTATATTTTTTCAATTAAATATAAAATTGCTATATGA
- the fdrA gene encoding acyl-CoA synthetase FdrA produces MIVKGILKKGAYYDSVSLMIVSKELNQLEGIKDSSVVMGTQENRAILNAAGLMVSDFDKSNDTDLLISIKAISEEAISKAFAKVDQLLKDIRNKHDETGDVKAHSLEQAVKQLSGANLSLISIAGKYAAREAMKALQQGLHVMLFSDNVSISEEIELKQFARNKGLMVMGPDCGTAIINGIPLAFANVVQKGNIGIVAASGTGLQEVSSLISNEGAGISQAIGTGGRDVKKEVGGIMFIEAMKALAQDEETKIIVLISKPPHEEVLQKISDEIKKIKKPVIAILIGGNPKPLRNAGAIPAHNLEEAAIYAASLSKGIEVEKALNKIELRDVEILAQSEKLAKNCSGKYIRGLFSGGTLCDETQLILKDTIGYVHSNAPLNPDYQLKNLWKSEGNTILDMGEDEFTSGRPHPMIDFSLRNKRIIEEAENKEVAIILLDVVLGYGSHLDPASELVPVIRKALEISPKLLFICSVTGTNQDPQNRNEVIHKLEKAGALVMPSNVAASKLVGAIAKLIR; encoded by the coding sequence ATGATTGTTAAGGGTATTTTGAAAAAGGGAGCTTATTACGATTCTGTTTCCCTGATGATTGTATCAAAGGAACTCAATCAACTGGAAGGTATTAAGGATTCCTCAGTAGTAATGGGCACACAGGAGAATAGAGCAATTCTAAATGCAGCTGGGTTAATGGTTTCTGATTTTGATAAATCGAATGATACCGATTTACTTATCAGCATAAAAGCTATTTCGGAAGAAGCTATTTCTAAAGCTTTTGCAAAAGTTGATCAATTGCTGAAAGATATTCGCAACAAACACGATGAAACTGGAGATGTTAAGGCACATAGTTTAGAACAAGCCGTGAAACAATTATCTGGAGCAAACCTTTCCTTAATCTCAATAGCAGGAAAATATGCAGCACGTGAAGCAATGAAAGCCTTACAGCAAGGACTTCATGTAATGCTTTTCTCAGATAATGTAAGTATCAGCGAGGAAATTGAGCTAAAGCAATTTGCACGAAATAAGGGTTTGATGGTTATGGGACCTGATTGTGGTACAGCTATTATTAACGGAATACCGCTTGCATTTGCAAATGTAGTTCAGAAAGGAAACATTGGGATTGTAGCAGCATCAGGAACAGGCTTGCAGGAAGTTAGTTCGCTGATTTCAAATGAGGGGGCAGGTATTTCGCAGGCTATAGGTACTGGTGGACGTGATGTTAAAAAGGAGGTTGGTGGCATTATGTTTATTGAAGCCATGAAGGCTCTTGCTCAAGATGAAGAAACCAAAATTATAGTACTGATTAGCAAGCCACCCCACGAAGAAGTACTTCAGAAAATTTCCGATGAAATCAAAAAAATTAAAAAACCAGTAATCGCGATTCTAATTGGAGGAAATCCAAAGCCTTTAAGGAATGCTGGGGCAATTCCTGCCCATAATTTGGAAGAGGCGGCAATTTACGCAGCCAGTTTGTCCAAAGGCATAGAAGTTGAAAAAGCTTTGAATAAAATAGAACTTCGTGATGTAGAAATACTTGCTCAAAGTGAAAAGTTGGCTAAAAATTGTTCGGGCAAATACATCCGAGGGTTATTCAGCGGTGGAACATTGTGTGATGAAACTCAACTGATTCTGAAAGACACTATTGGCTACGTTCATAGCAACGCTCCTTTAAATCCAGATTATCAGCTAAAAAATCTTTGGAAAAGCGAGGGGAATACTATACTTGACATGGGTGAAGATGAGTTTACATCTGGTCGTCCACATCCTATGATTGATTTTTCATTGCGAAATAAAAGGATAATTGAGGAAGCCGAGAATAAAGAGGTTGCTATTATTTTATTGGATGTAGTTCTAGGTTATGGATCTCATCTTGATCCTGCTTCTGAATTAGTTCCAGTAATTCGTAAGGCTTTAGAAATATCGCCTAAACTATTATTTATATGTTCGGTTACTGGCACCAATCAGGATCCTCAGAATAGGAATGAGGTAATTCACAAACTGGAAAAGGCTGGGGCATTAGTAATGCCTTCGAATGTTGCTGCTAGCAAACTTGTTGGCGCAATAGCAAAACTAATTCGCTGA
- a CDS encoding acyl-CoA carboxylase subunit beta — MPLKSKIEELQKRKEEVLQGGGEQAIAKQAAMGKLTARERVIALLDEDSFHEYDLFVEHEARDFGMDGKILHGDGVIIGTGTIYSAPVAVFAQDFTVAGGSLGLMHARKITKIMDYALRMRIPLIGINDSGGARIQEGVNSLAGYGEIFWRNTLSSGIIPQISVILGPCAGGAVYSPALTDFVFVVDKISKMFITGPEVIKSVLGEEISQDDLGGARVHAEITGNAHFYAESEIECFEQIKKLITFIPWNNSRKARKFEPKEPKPEYNIEKIVPNDPKQPYDVRDVIKALADDSDFFEIHEKWAANIVIGFGRLNGETVGFVANQPLVMAGVLDVDSSDKAARFIRYCDAFNIPLCTLVDLPGYLPGIDQEHAGVIRHGAKLLYAYSEASVPKLTVILRKAYGGGYIAMSSRHLRADFVFAWPGAEIAVMGPEGAANIIFRKEITEAKDPEKMRLQKVEEYKEKFANPYVAAARGYIDSVIEPKETRKLLLHGLEVSSTKVADRPTKKHGIPPF, encoded by the coding sequence ATGCCTTTAAAAAGCAAGATTGAAGAATTACAAAAACGCAAAGAGGAAGTTTTACAGGGCGGAGGAGAACAAGCCATTGCAAAGCAAGCAGCAATGGGCAAGCTCACCGCAAGGGAGCGAGTTATAGCCCTGTTAGATGAAGACTCATTTCATGAGTACGATCTCTTTGTTGAGCATGAGGCACGTGATTTCGGTATGGATGGCAAAATACTTCATGGTGATGGGGTTATAATCGGAACCGGAACAATTTATAGTGCTCCAGTAGCAGTATTTGCTCAAGATTTTACCGTTGCTGGTGGTTCCTTGGGTTTGATGCATGCTCGAAAAATCACTAAAATTATGGATTACGCTTTGAGAATGCGAATCCCATTGATCGGTATTAACGATTCAGGGGGCGCTCGTATTCAAGAGGGTGTTAATTCATTGGCTGGTTACGGCGAAATTTTTTGGAGAAATACCCTTTCAAGTGGTATTATTCCTCAAATTTCGGTTATACTAGGGCCTTGCGCTGGTGGAGCGGTTTATTCACCAGCATTAACCGATTTTGTTTTTGTTGTAGATAAAATCTCTAAGATGTTTATTACTGGACCAGAGGTTATTAAGTCCGTACTTGGAGAAGAAATATCTCAGGATGATCTTGGCGGTGCTAGGGTTCATGCTGAAATAACTGGTAACGCCCACTTCTATGCAGAAAGCGAAATCGAATGTTTCGAGCAGATTAAGAAACTTATAACTTTTATTCCTTGGAACAACTCGCGTAAAGCTCGTAAATTTGAACCAAAAGAGCCTAAACCAGAATATAATATCGAAAAGATTGTTCCAAACGATCCTAAGCAACCATATGACGTTCGTGACGTTATTAAAGCGCTAGCCGATGATTCTGATTTCTTCGAAATTCACGAGAAATGGGCTGCAAATATCGTAATTGGTTTTGGTCGTCTAAATGGCGAAACAGTGGGTTTCGTTGCTAATCAGCCACTTGTAATGGCAGGTGTACTAGATGTTGACAGTTCCGATAAAGCTGCTCGTTTTATTCGTTACTGCGATGCATTTAACATCCCTCTTTGTACATTAGTTGACCTTCCTGGTTACCTTCCAGGTATCGATCAGGAACATGCTGGTGTAATTCGTCACGGAGCAAAATTACTTTACGCATATAGCGAGGCTTCTGTTCCAAAACTGACCGTGATTCTTCGTAAAGCTTATGGTGGTGGTTACATCGCTATGAGTTCACGTCACCTTCGTGCTGATTTTGTATTTGCATGGCCAGGTGCTGAGATTGCTGTTATGGGACCAGAAGGTGCTGCGAATATCATTTTCCGCAAGGAAATCACCGAGGCAAAAGATCCCGAAAAGATGCGTCTACAAAAGGTAGAAGAGTATAAGGAGAAATTTGCAAATCCTTATGTTGCTGCCGCTAGAGGTTATATTGACTCAGTAATTGAGCCAAAGGAAACCCGCAAATTGCTTCTTCATGGTTTAGAGGTTTCAAGCACTAAAGTTGCTGACCGTCCAACTAAAAAGCATGGAATTCCTCCATTCTAG
- a CDS encoding biotin/lipoyl-binding protein: MALSRLDNKQLTAFIPGTIIDVKVKVGQQVKQGEILVILDAMKMHNRILSPINTTVKEVNVKPGDRVVKGFVMVVLD, from the coding sequence ATGGCATTAAGTAGACTCGATAATAAACAATTAACTGCCTTTATTCCTGGAACAATCATCGACGTAAAAGTTAAGGTTGGTCAACAGGTAAAGCAAGGTGAAATTCTAGTGATTTTAGATGCAATGAAAATGCACAACAGAATTTTATCTCCTATAAATACTACTGTAAAAGAGGTTAATGTTAAACCCGGCGATAGAGTAGTTAAGGGGTTTGTAATGGTAGTTTTAGATTAA